In Clavibacter californiensis, the sequence TCGCTCGGGCTGTCCTCGGACTCGCCGATGACGAGGCCGTCCTCGTCGAGCTCGGGGACGTGCACGGAGACGTGGCCGGTCTTGCGGTCCAGGTGCACGCGAGCGGGGGGCACGCCGTCGGCGACGGGCTTGGCGTCGGCCTGGTCGGTGTGCTTGAGGTAGGCGGTGAGGATGGCCTGCTCGATGATCGAGACGAGCTCCTCGAACGGGATCTCGCGCTCGCGCTCCATCAGGCGCAAGACGCTCAGGTCGATGTCCACGGTGCGACTCCTCTATTCGGTTGGAAACACTCGAGGCTACCCGACCGGGAGCGGTCGGGCAGCCTCGGGCGGGGGCGCGGTGCGGATCAGCGTCCGGCGGTGAGGGCGCCCACGACGTCGGCGAGGGCGACGGGCGTGCGCTCGTTCGTGCGGCGGTCCCAGAGCTCGGCCATGCCGTCGACGGCGCCGCGGCCGACGATGACGATGGTCGGCACCCCGATGAGCTCGGCGTCGCCGAACTTCACGCCGGGCGAGACCTTGGGGCGGTCGTCGAAGAGCACGTCGAGGCCCGCGGCGTCGAGCGCGTCGACGAGCTCCTCGGATGCGGAGGCGATCTCGTCGCCCTTGCCGGTCATGACTACGTGCACGTCGAACGGGCTGATGGACGCGGGCCAGAGGAGGCCGCGACCGTCCTGCGTGGCCTCGGCGACGAGCGCGAGGTTGCGCGTGATGCCGATGCCGTAGGACCCCATCGTGACGGTGACGAGCTTGCCGTTCTCGTCGAGCACCTTGAGGCCCAGGGCCTCCGCGTACATGCGGCCGAGCTCGAAGACGTGGCCGATCTCGGTGCCGCGCGCGGTGCTGATGGGACCGGATCCGTCGGGGGCGGGGTCGCCGTCGCGCACGTCGGCCGCCTCCACGACGCCGTCGGGCGTGAAGTCGCGGCCGGCGACGAGCGAGAGCACGTGCTTCCCGGCGACGTTGGCGCCCGTGATCCACGAGCTGCCGCCGACGACGCGGGGGTCGACGAGGTAGCGCACCTTCGTGCTGGACGTGGATCCGAGGACGGGTCCCTCGGCCGACCACGGGCCGATGTAGCCCTTCACGAGGCCGGGCTGCTTCGCGAGGTCGCCCTCCGTGGCGGGCTCGACCTCGGCGGGGAAGAAGGCCACCTCGGCGCGCTTGAGGTCGATGTCGCGGTCGCCGGGGATCCCCACGACGACGAGCTCGCGCGTGCCGTCGAGGTGGGTGAGCGCGAGCACGATGTTCTTCAGCGTGTCGGCGGCCGTCCAGGCGCGGCCGTCCTCGCGGGGCTCGCGGGCGTTCGCGAGGTCGACGAGGGTGGCGATGGTGGGGGTGTCGGGCGAGTCGAAGACGCGCGCGGCGGGCTGGCCATCGATGGGGATCGACTCGGGCACGAGCGTGGTGAATGCCTCGACGTTGGCCGCATAGCCGCCGGGGCTGCGCACGAACGTGTCCTCGCCGATGGGCGTGGGGTGCAGGAACTCCTCGCTCTTGGACCCGCCCATGGCGCCGGCGTCGGCGGCGACGATGACGTACTCGAGGCCGAGGCGCTGGAAGATCCGCTCGTAGGCGTCGCGCTGGGCCTGGTAGCTGACGGCGAGGCCGGCGTCGGTGTGGTCGAAGGAGTAGGCGTCCTTCATCGTGAACTCGCGCCCGCGGAGGATGCCGGCGCGGGGCCGGGCCTCGTCGCGGTACTTGTCCTGGATCTGGTAGATCGACAGGGGCAGGTCCTTGTACGACGAGTAGAGGTCCTTCACGAGCAGCGCGAAGAACTCCTCGTGCGTGGGCGCGAGCACCATGGGCGCGCGCTTGCGATCCTCGAGGCGGAACATCCCGGGGCCGTACTCGTCGTAGCGGCCGGTGGCCTGGTACGGCTCGGCGGGCAGGAGCGCGGGGAAGTGCACCTCCTGGGCGCCGATGCGCTCCATCTCCTCGCGGACGATGGCCTCCACCTTGTTCTTGACCCGGAGGCCGAGCGGCAGCCAGGCGAAGATGCCGGGAGCCTGGCGGCGGATGTAGCCGGCGCGCACGAGGAGGCGGTGGCTGGCGACCTCGGCGTCGACGGGGTCTTCCCTGAGGGTGCGGACGAAGAGCTTGGAGAGGCGTGTGGACACCGGTTCAGCCTAGCGATCCGCCCGGGCCCGCTCAGCGCGCGGCGGCGTACGAGAGGCGGAGGCGCTCGAAGCCCTCGTCGAGGGAGACGGCCGGGGTCCAGCCGAGCGCGCGACGCGTCGCGCGCTGGTCGAACCAGTGCGCGGTGGAGAGCTGCTCGGCGAGGAAGCGGGTCATGGGCGGCTCGTCGGATCCGGGGCGCACGGCCCACACGCGCTCGACCGCTCCCCCGGCGGCACGGGCGAGGGCGGCGGGCACGCGGATCCGCGGTGCGGGCACCCCGGCCGCGCGGCACATGCCCGCGAGCAGCTCGGCGACGGGTCGCGGCTCGCCGTTGGTGACGACGTAGGCGCGGCCGTGCGCGGTGTCGGCTGCGTCGAGCGCGGCGACGACGGCGTCGGCGGCGTTGTCGCGGTAGACGGTGTCGATGAGCGCGGCGCCGTGGCCGAGGAGCGGGAGGCGTCCGCGGGCGGCCCGGTCGACGATGCGGGCGACCAGCTGCGTGTCGCCGGGGCCCCAGACGAGGTGCGGGCGGACGGCGAGGACGCGCATCGCGGGGTCGTCGGCGGCCAGCGCGATGAGCTCGCCCTCGGCCTTGGTGCGGGCGTACTCGCCGCGGGCGCGGACAGGATCCGCCGTGCCGGCGCCGTCGCCCGTGATGGAGAGACCCGTGTGCGCGACCGACGGCGAGGAGACGTGGACGAAGCGGGAGACGCCGGCCGCGCCCGCCGCCCGGAGGAGCGCGCGCGTGCCCTCGACGTTGACGGCGCGGAAGTCGGCCGGGTCGCCCGCGAGCGAGACCTTGGCGGCCAGGTGGATCACGGCGTCGACGCCGTCGACCGCCCGGACGACGGCGGCCGGGTCGGTGACGCTGCCGCGGAGGTCGACGACCGCTCCCGGCACGGGCGCGGTGCCGCTCGCCGCGAGGCCGGACGGCTGGCGCTGGAAGGTGCGGACGGCGTGGCCCGCGGCGGCGAGCCGCTCGGCGACGGATCGGCCCAGCATGCCGCTGGCGCCCGTGACGAGCACGATCACGGCGCGCTCACCCGGCCGCCCGCGAGGATCCCGGCCGCCCAGCGGCCGAGGCGGGCGCGGTCGACCTTGGAGTTGTGGCGCACGTCGGTCGGCAGGACGGGGACGACGATCACGGCCGCGACGGGGATGCCGACCGCGGCGCGCACGGCGGCGGCGAGGTCCGCAGCCGCGAGGCCGACCCGGCGCGCGGCCGGCGCGCTCTCGACGACGAGGACGAGCTGCTGGACGCCAGCCGGACCGACGCCCACGGCGGCCGCGCGGCCGACGCCCGGCGCGGTCTCGGCGCGCTGCTCGGGGCCGACGGGCGTGAGCACGCCGTCGGCCGTCGTGATCACGTGCGGCAGCCGGCCCTCGATCCAGAGCGCGCCCGTGGCGTCGAGGTGGCCGACGTCGCCCGTGCGGTGGCGGCGGATCCCATCTGCCGAGTCGCGGCGGGCCGCGCGGTCGGTGACGTGCAGGCGGTCGTACCGCTCGTGCAGGTGCGGCGCGGACGCGACGATCTCGCCCGTGATGCCGGGCTCGTCGGTGAGCGCGCCCGTCGCGGCGCCGTCGGCGTCGAGGGGGCTGATGCGGATCGCGACGGGGTCGACGGGCTCGCCGACGCACACGCCGGCGTCGCCGCGGAGGGCGGCGGCGCGGATCCCCTCGAGGGTCACGTCGGTGAGCAGCAGCCCCTCCGTCATGCCGTAGGGCGTGTGCACCTCGGCGGCCGGCACGAGCGCGGCGGCGCGCGCGAGCAGCGCCTCCGAGAGCGGGGCGCCCGCGGAGAGCAGCGAGCGGACCCGGCCGAGCGCCTCCCGATCGGCGGCCGAGAGGGCGTCCGCCGTGGCGACCACGTTGGCGAGAGCGGCGGGCGACGCGAAGACGACCGTGGCGTCCGCGGCGCTGGCCGCGGCGGCGAGGGCGGACGCGGTGAGGTCGCGCGGGCGGGTCACGTCCATGTCGGGCGTGACGCTCGTGGCGCCGAGCGCGGGGCCGAGCAGCGCGAACGGGGCGAACCCGGCGACGAGGCCGGTGCCGACGCCCACGTCGAAGCGGGACCCGAGGGTGTCGCGGAGCGCCGCCAGCTGGC encodes:
- a CDS encoding proline--tRNA ligase — protein: MSTRLSKLFVRTLREDPVDAEVASHRLLVRAGYIRRQAPGIFAWLPLGLRVKNKVEAIVREEMERIGAQEVHFPALLPAEPYQATGRYDEYGPGMFRLEDRKRAPMVLAPTHEEFFALLVKDLYSSYKDLPLSIYQIQDKYRDEARPRAGILRGREFTMKDAYSFDHTDAGLAVSYQAQRDAYERIFQRLGLEYVIVAADAGAMGGSKSEEFLHPTPIGEDTFVRSPGGYAANVEAFTTLVPESIPIDGQPAARVFDSPDTPTIATLVDLANAREPREDGRAWTAADTLKNIVLALTHLDGTRELVVVGIPGDRDIDLKRAEVAFFPAEVEPATEGDLAKQPGLVKGYIGPWSAEGPVLGSTSSTKVRYLVDPRVVGGSSWITGANVAGKHVLSLVAGRDFTPDGVVEAADVRDGDPAPDGSGPISTARGTEIGHVFELGRMYAEALGLKVLDENGKLVTVTMGSYGIGITRNLALVAEATQDGRGLLWPASISPFDVHVVMTGKGDEIASASEELVDALDAAGLDVLFDDRPKVSPGVKFGDAELIGVPTIVIVGRGAVDGMAELWDRRTNERTPVALADVVGALTAGR
- a CDS encoding NAD-dependent epimerase/dehydratase family protein translates to MIVLVTGASGMLGRSVAERLAAAGHAVRTFQRQPSGLAASGTAPVPGAVVDLRGSVTDPAAVVRAVDGVDAVIHLAAKVSLAGDPADFRAVNVEGTRALLRAAGAAGVSRFVHVSSPSVAHTGLSITGDGAGTADPVRARGEYARTKAEGELIALAADDPAMRVLAVRPHLVWGPGDTQLVARIVDRAARGRLPLLGHGAALIDTVYRDNAADAVVAALDAADTAHGRAYVVTNGEPRPVAELLAGMCRAAGVPAPRIRVPAALARAAGGAVERVWAVRPGSDEPPMTRFLAEQLSTAHWFDQRATRRALGWTPAVSLDEGFERLRLSYAAAR